In the Octadecabacter sp. SW4 genome, one interval contains:
- a CDS encoding mannitol dehydrogenase family protein — protein sequence MARILHLGVGNFHRAHQAWYTAHAGDDWHITGVVMRNTTLFQAMQAGAGYRLGIRGPDGLETENITLHDRMILASRDPALVLAAFADPDLQIVTLTITEKGYCLDAATGALDLAHPDIVGDLAGQPKSAVGLLAHGLARRAAKGLGPLTVLSCDNLSGNGRKLARATADFARAAGLRIDAHTRFPDTMVDRITPATTPRLAAEIAAAAAAPAPAPVMTEAFTEWVIEDDFAGPRPAWETAGAELVRDVAPFEMRKLRLLNAAHSWLAYAGLLAGHTYVHQAMADPRLANGVERLWDEAQRSLPKVVQDSTAAYRAALRARFAVPEMRHELAQIAVDGSLKLRERITPLLQGGRDAPQAGDVIAVWIAFVLRCHRSGTPLADANADKIAAHVQNAPDLRGVCAALAQLVGVRDDTPDTLGRLTTRVAVLGA from the coding sequence ATGGCGCGCATCCTGCACCTTGGGGTCGGCAACTTTCACCGCGCCCATCAGGCCTGGTATACCGCGCACGCAGGCGACGACTGGCACATCACGGGCGTGGTAATGCGCAACACCACGCTTTTTCAGGCGATGCAGGCGGGCGCGGGTTACAGGCTGGGTATCCGTGGACCGGACGGGCTTGAGACCGAAAACATTACCCTGCACGACCGGATGATCCTTGCCAGCCGCGATCCGGCTTTGGTGCTGGCGGCCTTTGCCGACCCGGACCTGCAGATCGTGACCCTGACGATCACCGAAAAGGGATATTGCCTTGATGCCGCCACCGGGGCGCTTGATCTTGCCCACCCGGACATTGTCGGGGATCTGGCCGGCCAGCCGAAAAGCGCGGTCGGCCTTCTTGCGCATGGCCTTGCGCGGCGCGCGGCAAAGGGCCTTGGGCCGCTGACGGTTCTCAGCTGCGACAACCTATCGGGGAACGGGCGCAAGCTGGCAAGGGCAACGGCTGATTTTGCCCGTGCGGCAGGGTTGCGGATAGATGCGCACACCCGCTTTCCCGACACGATGGTTGACCGGATCACACCGGCGACCACACCCAGGCTTGCGGCGGAAATCGCCGCTGCGGCTGCCGCCCCCGCACCGGCGCCGGTCATGACCGAGGCTTTTACAGAATGGGTGATCGAGGACGATTTCGCGGGGCCGCGTCCGGCGTGGGAAACTGCGGGTGCGGAACTGGTCCGTGATGTGGCACCGTTTGAAATGCGCAAGCTGCGCTTGCTGAACGCGGCACATTCATGGCTGGCCTATGCTGGGCTTTTGGCGGGTCATACCTATGTGCATCAGGCGATGGCCGACCCAAGGTTGGCAAACGGGGTCGAAAGGCTGTGGGACGAGGCGCAGCGCAGTTTGCCCAAGGTGGTGCAGGACAGCACAGCCGCCTACCGCGCCGCCCTGCGGGCCCGTTTCGCCGTGCCCGAAATGCGCCATGAACTGGCGCAGATCGCCGTTGATGGCAGCCTCAAGCTGCGTGAACGTATCACGCCCTTGCTACAAGGCGGGCGTGATGCGCCGCAGGCGGGCGATGTCATCGCGGTCTGGATCGCATTCGTTCTGCGCTGTCACAGATCGGGTACGCCGCTAGCGGATGCCAACGCCGACAAGATCGCGGCACATGTCCAGAATGCGCCAGACCTTCGCGGCGTCTGCGCCGCGCTCGCGCAGCTTGTCGGGGTCCGGGATGACACCCCCGATACGCTGGGTCGTCTTACCACCCGCGTCGCGGTGTTAGGCGCATAG